A single genomic interval of Coccidioides posadasii str. Silveira chromosome 1, complete sequence harbors:
- a CDS encoding uncharacterized protein (EggNog:ENOG410PGNI~COG:S), translating to MDPETEAQIAQWQSAYMSKDESNQIAASNGKAGLGRRDDASSATGANTGPLGNIQRLQDGSTTSTPPSVAQTTSTTPIPGQPNAPNQPGPGKTVMRSGGGQTWTDSTLLEWDPAHFRLFCGNLAGEVTDDSLLKAFSKYPSVQKARVIRDKRTEKSKGYGFVSFSDGEDYFRAAREMQGKYIGSHPVLLRRAMTEIRPVVVGKGGAKGHKKGGNASGSGAGGGKASKAGGKAPDGGIQKKQAKTKGGLRVLG from the coding sequence ATGGATCCAGAGACCGAAGCCCAAATCGCTCAATGGCAGAGCGCATACATGAGCAAGGATGAGAGTAATCAAATAGCTGCTAGTAACGGTAAGGCCGGGTTAGGGCGCAGAGATGATGCCTCATCGGCCACTGGAGCCAATACAGGCCCTCTAGGCAACATTCAGCGACTTCAAGATGGCTCGACGACCTCCACCCCTCCCAGTGTCGCCCAGACGACTTCCACTACACCTATTCCCGGTCAACCCAATGCTCCCAACCAACCGGGACCTGGGAAAACCGTTATGCGTTCCGGTGGCGGACAGACGTGGACAGATTCCACTTTACTCGAATGGGACCCGGCTCACTTTCGTCTTTTCTGCGGAAACCTTGCTGGTGAGGTAACGGACGATTCCCTTCTCAAAGCATTCTCCAAGTATCCCTCGGTCCAGAAAGCACGTGTCATCCGAGACAAGAGAACGGAGAAGAGCAAAGGATACGGATTCGTTAGCTTTAGTGACGGCGAAGACTACTTTCGAGCTGCGAGAGAGATGCAGGGCAAATACATAGGTTCGCATCCGGTGCTGTTGAGACGAGCGATGACGGAAATCAGACCCGTGGTGGTCGGGAAAGGTGGCGCAAAGGGTCATAAAAAAGGAGGCAATGCCTCCGGGAGTGGAGCAGGCGGTGGTAAGGCTTCGAAGGCAGGCGGTAAAGCCCCTGACGGTGGTATACAGAAGAAGCAAGCAAAGACAAAAGGCGGACTAAGGGTACTCGGGTGA
- a CDS encoding uncharacterized protein (EggNog:ENOG410QDG4~COG:G) — MADLEGQHESDAPSIKSFLAPLVLDDAKVYDISYRLSEVFRDLARTGDGHFFPTPVTHLPSGKETGFYLAVDVGVTNLRVAFIELLGDSSGSPGNGSSSMPTAESYIAHNAIPKVWQRRVRRTLEKAWRIEEHLKEDPTEELFSWIGSCIADVVADELTSHSSEFPAELETGLSFSLPMKQKSLSEATLMPVGKAFFISEDLDLRQALLAGYERHTRRTDSIEPTAKRQKIYELPKLKIVAITNDTVATLVSLAYSVKSLPNTRVAMGIIVGAGCNATVPMKLSDLHESKVRQIRSYNPDATEAIINTEWTLRGTETPLQELGVVTKWDVELDSKTHRPGFQPFEYMTGARYIGELVRIIVFDYFTNVAGISKQDLPQTLTEPYSLTTALVSDVIATSRSDITLASDLARSLPPPTSSSWSWTPESAVVMRATVSAVQTRSAALIAAASVGLLACNHEIKLSEKPGSTSGSPTSTQPTGQNPQDQPEAICPGSGWHSGPEELVVAYTGGIIQHYPNFKEMCQVYIDRLIMRGGPQEEGKSVFLREASDGSIIGAGVLAGMVSRK; from the exons ATGGCGGATCTAGAAGGGCAACATGAAAGTGACGCCCCGTCAATCAAGTCCTTCTTGGCCCCACTGGTCTTGGACGATGCAAAGGTCTACGATATTTCCTATCGTCTGTCCGAGGTTTTCCGGGACCTGGCACGCACCGGAGATGGCCACTTCTTCCCTACTCCTGTAACCCACCTGCCCAGTGGCAAGGAGACCGGCTTCTACTTGGCCGTGGACGTGGGGGTGACAAATTTGCGTGTCGCCTTCATCGAGTTGCTGGGTGACTCCTCAGGCAGCCCTGGCAACGGCTCCTCGTCGATGCCGACGGCGGAATCGTACATAGCGCACAATGCGATTCCCAAGGTATGGCAGAGACGAGTGAGGAGGACGTTAGAGAAGGCGTGGAGGATTGAGGAGCATCTGAAGGAGGATCCGACCGAAGAGCTGTTTTCGTGGATCGGGAGCTGCATCGCAGACGTCGTTGCGGATGAGCTGACTTCGCATAGCTCGGAGTTCCCGGCGGAGCTGGAGACAGGGTTGTCCTTTAGCTTGCCGATGAA GCAAAAATCGCTGAGCGAAGCTACTCTGATGCCCGTTGGAAAGGCCTTCTTCATCAGTGAAGATCTCGACCTGCGTCAAGCGCTGCTCGCCGGCTACGAGCGCCATACGCGGCGAACAGACTCGATCGAGCCAACAGCCAAGCGCCAAAAGATTTACGAACTGCCAAAGTTAAAGATCGTCGCCATCACGAACGACACGGTTGCAACATTGGTCTCGTTGGCGTACTCCGTCAAATCGCTGCCGAACACGCGTGTCGCGATGGGCATCATCGTCGGAGCCGGATGCAATGCCACCGTACCCATGAAGCTCTCTGACCTGCACGAATCGAAAGTTCGCCAGATACGCTCTTATAACCCCGATGCAACAGAAGCCATCATCAACACAGAATGGACTCTCCGCGGCACCGAAACTCCACTACAGGAACTGGGCGTGGTGACAAAATGGGACGTCGAGCTCGACTCGAAGACCCATCGTCCCGGCTTCCAGCCGTTCGAGTACATGACCGGAGCACGCTACATCGGCGAACTCGTGCGCATCATCGTCTTTGACTACTTCACCAACGTCGCCGGAATATCCAAGCAAGATCTGCCACAGACATTAACAGAACCCTACTCACTCACAACCGCCCTCGTCTCCGACGTCATCGCCACTTCCCGCTCAGACATCACTCTCGCATCTGATCTCGCCCGCAGCCTTCCGCCCCCGACATCCAGTTCCTGGAGCTGGACTCCCGAATCCGCCGTCGTCATGCGTGCGACGGTATCAGCCGTACAAACTCGCTCTGCAGCACTTATCGCAGCAGCTTCCGTCGGCTTGCTGGCATGCAACCACGAAATCAAACTTTCCGAGAAACCGGGATCGACATCTGGTAGCCCGACGTCGACCCAACCCACCGGACAGAACCCGCAAGATCAACCTGAAGCGATATGTCCGGGATCAGGCTGGCACAGCGGCCCCGAGGAATTGGTCGTCGCATATACGGGGGGTATCATCCAGCATTATCcaaatttcaaagaaatgtGCCAGGTATACATCGATCGATTAATCATGAGAGGCGGCCCGCAGGAGGAAGGAAAAAGTGTTTTTCTGAGGGAGGCGAGTGATGGATCTATCATCGGGGCGGGTGTGCTGGCGGGGATGGTTTCGAGGAAGTGA
- a CDS encoding uncharacterized protein (EggNog:ENOG410PGU1~COG:L), which translates to MPPRVTRAASRRSDTCAAVANGIVSPGRKKREREEAGSSPPFVSKRPREAAIDSGKAISVSAVSEAGVSEEPVIPIKVEKDMVEEKVKATVQKTRKRKTKGKEEQAEDMKPLAPRTEGLRMFIGAHVSASKGIHNAVTNSLHIGGNAFALFLKSQRKWDNPPMQDDHRDQFRTLCSEHKYDASKYVLPHGSYLVNLAQEDPTKANQAYNSFIDDLRRCEELGIKLYNFHPGASNQSTLESALSRLAKALIAALDATKTVIPVLETTCGHGTSIGGPLSHFKSLLALIPESYHSRLGICLDTCHTFAAGYDLRTQDTWNAFMKEFDETVGLKFLRALHINDSKTPLGSNRDLHANIGTGFLGLRAFHNLMNDKRLEGLPMILETPIDRPAESVKAEQKEEALASECAHDELDVSEAESPSKKRTKASTSSKVKKIRTTKAKTKTKPAMIEDKSVWVREIKLLESLIGMDPESEKFKSLEAELSEQGREEREKQQALYDKKKEKEKAKEEKQKDIRVMFGTKKKGAKAKTAGRRGRKGGRVESSDEESALSSENDEIVDSPVNVTAWLSEARLSSLRIPQEPSLRFEDREGFLALRGHSRRGVTRAHGIRGRINNHLMTFEMNGRLNDALLS; encoded by the exons ATGCCTCCACGGGTAACACGCGCAGCTTCTCGTCGCTCTGACACCTGCGCCGCAGTCGCCAATGGAATTGTGAGCCCCGGAAGGAAGAAACGAGAACGCGAAGAAGCTGGCTCCTCGCCTCCATTCGTCTCCAAACGGCCCAGAGAGGCCGCAATTGACAGTGGCAAGGCCATTTCTGTATCGGCTGTGAGTGAAGCAGGGGTTTCGGAGGAACCAGTGATCCCGATAAAAGTTGAGAAGGACATGGTAGAAGAGAAGGTTAAAGCAACGGTTCAGAAGAcgagaaaaaggaaaacgaAAGGGAAGGAAGAACAGGCGGAAGATATGAAGCCCCTTGCTCCCCGCACCGAAGGACTGCGTATGTTCATTGGAGCGCATGTTAGTGCTTCCAAAG GAATACACAATGCGGTTACGAATAGCTTGCATATTGG TGGGAATGCTTTTGCTTTATTCCTAAAATCCCAACGAAAATGGGACAACCCTCCGATGCAAGATGACCATAGGGATCAGTTCCGGACGCTGTGTTCAGAGCATAAATACGATGCTTCTAA ATACGTGCTCCCGCACGGCTCCTATCTTGTCAATCTGGCACAGGAAGACCCCACTAAAGCAAACCAAGCGTATAATTCTTTTATCGATGACCTAAGACGGTGTGAAGAACTCGGCATCAAGCTTTACAATTTTCA TCCCGGCGCAAGCAACCAATCCACGCTTGAATCAGCCCTCTCTCGACTTGCGAAGGCGCTCATCGCTGCCCTAGACGCTACGAAGACTGTAATTCCCGTTTTGGAAACGACCTGTGGTCATGGAACATCTATTGGCGGCCCGCTTTCGCATTTTAAATCGTTATTGGCCCTGATTCCTGAATCTTACCATTCACGCTTGGGTATATGTCTGGATACGTGTCATACATTTGCGGCGGGGTACGACCTCCGTACACAAGATACCTGGAATGCATTTATGAAAGAATTTGACGAGACAGTCGGCCTAAAGTTCCTACGAGCGTTGCACATAAATGACTCGAAGACTCCACTAGGAAGTAACCGTGATCTGCATGCCAACATTGGGACAGGTTTCCTAGGCTTGAGGGCATTTCATAATCTGATGAATGATAAACGGCTGGAAGGGTTGCCTATGATTCTGGAAACGCCCATCGATAGGCCTGCAGAATCCGTCAAAGCGGAGCAAAAAGAGGAGGCTCTTGCTTCCGAATGTGCACACGATGAGTTAGATGTCTCGGAGGCAGAAAGTCCTTCCAAAAAGCGCACCAAAGCATCCACTTCTTCGAAGGTTAAGAAGATCCGGACGACAAAGGCGAAGACCAAAACGAAACCCGCAATGATCGAAGATAAATCCGTCTGGGTTCGTGAAATTAAGTTATTGGAGAGTTTGATCGGGATGGATCCCGAGAGCGAGAAGTTCAAATCCCTCGAGGCCGAGCTGTCTGAGCAAGGAAGGGAAGAGCGAGAGAAACAGCAAGCATTGTATGacaagaagaaagagaaggagaaggcgaAGGAGGAAAAGCAGAAGGACATTCGGGTTATGTTTGGCACGAAGAAAAAGGGTGCAAAAGCTAAGACTGCCGGGAGAAGGGGGAGGAAAGGAGGGAGGGTGGAATCGAGTGACGAAGAGAGCGCACTCAGCAGTGAAAATGATGAGA TCGTTGATTCTCCTGTTAACGTCACAGCCTGGTTGTCTGAGGCTAGATTATCAAGCCTGAGGATCCCACAGGAACCCTCGTTACGGTTCGAAGATCGTGAAGGTTTTCTTGCTCTGCGTGGACACAGCCGTAGGGGCGTCACACGTGCGCATGGCATCCGTGGCCGGATCAACAATCATTTGATGACGTTCGAAATGAACGGGCGGTTGAACGACGCACTCTTGAGTTAA